A single Desulfovibrio gilichinskyi DNA region contains:
- a CDS encoding methyl-accepting chemotaxis protein, with protein sequence MKLSIRDKIVLMAVGTTIITGIAIFLTVTHYVAKGFATEAVRSVSTMNKVVEHDIENRSKAFLEKAILIAQEAELTDAIKAGDKDNLSQVLKRMMTETESDFVTVTDANGKVIARGHSDNFGDSATNQETVIKALNGQSCFGIVKGKEVVFTLRATAPIKNNNEIIGTISIGISLSDAKFVDSIKGYTDLEVTVFNGNTREMTTIINSGKRAVGTKIKNPEVIQTVIDEGKIFLARNNILGVEYQTAYWPIKNLNGKNIGMWFIGMPVETMIKSQNAVRNSSLIIISIVLPFIILIAWLIARTMAKPIVVATNYATSVAEGDLNNVLKIKTNDEVSLLADALNTMVVNLKNKINEAEKQTSLAAEETKKAQQATKEAEVARRQAETAKKEGMLQAARELEDVVEIISAASEELSAQIEQSSAGTDVQSQRVNETATAMEEMNATVLEVAKSSGEASETANKAMQTAKKGSDVVTTMITGIGTVLGYSAILEKEMEKLGISAEKIGQIIDVISDIADQTNLLALNAAIEAARAGEAGRGFAVVADEVRKLAEKTTTATNEVAKAISEIQNGTKVSISQCANTVQGINNVSGMAEDAGNSLTEILSLNDQASDQIRGIATACEEQSATSEEINRAVDEINHIASETGDAMHQSSEAVMDLAAQAQKLKSIIDNMKNDN encoded by the coding sequence ATGAAATTATCAATACGTGACAAAATAGTACTGATGGCAGTCGGGACAACAATCATAACAGGAATAGCAATATTCTTAACAGTTACCCACTACGTTGCTAAGGGGTTCGCCACTGAAGCAGTTCGCAGTGTTTCAACTATGAACAAAGTCGTTGAACATGACATTGAAAACCGTTCGAAAGCATTTCTTGAAAAAGCAATACTTATCGCTCAAGAGGCAGAATTGACTGATGCCATAAAGGCTGGAGATAAAGATAATTTATCACAAGTACTTAAAAGAATGATGACCGAAACAGAGTCTGACTTCGTAACCGTTACTGATGCAAATGGAAAAGTTATTGCACGTGGACATTCAGATAATTTCGGAGATTCTGCAACAAATCAAGAAACTGTCATCAAAGCGTTAAACGGACAAAGCTGCTTCGGAATAGTGAAAGGAAAAGAAGTAGTATTTACGTTACGTGCCACCGCTCCTATTAAAAATAACAATGAGATCATTGGCACAATTTCAATTGGAATTTCTTTATCTGATGCAAAATTTGTTGATAGCATCAAAGGCTATACCGACCTTGAAGTAACAGTCTTCAACGGTAACACTCGCGAAATGACAACTATCATAAACTCCGGAAAGCGAGCCGTTGGAACCAAAATTAAAAATCCTGAGGTTATTCAAACAGTAATTGATGAAGGAAAAATTTTCCTCGCCCGTAATAACATTCTCGGCGTTGAATATCAGACTGCTTATTGGCCTATAAAAAATTTAAACGGTAAAAATATAGGTATGTGGTTTATTGGAATGCCGGTTGAAACCATGATTAAATCCCAAAATGCTGTGCGCAATTCTTCACTGATAATAATTTCAATAGTTCTTCCTTTTATCATCCTAATAGCGTGGTTAATAGCCAGAACAATGGCCAAACCTATTGTTGTAGCAACCAACTATGCAACCAGTGTCGCTGAAGGCGATCTGAATAATGTGCTTAAAATTAAAACTAATGATGAAGTAAGCCTTCTTGCCGATGCTCTTAATACCATGGTCGTCAACCTGAAAAATAAAATTAACGAAGCCGAAAAGCAAACAAGTCTTGCAGCTGAAGAAACTAAAAAAGCACAACAGGCTACCAAAGAAGCGGAAGTAGCACGTCGTCAGGCTGAAACCGCTAAAAAAGAAGGAATGCTGCAGGCCGCACGGGAACTTGAAGATGTTGTTGAAATCATCTCTGCTGCTTCAGAAGAATTATCCGCGCAAATAGAGCAATCTTCCGCGGGCACAGACGTGCAAAGCCAGCGTGTCAACGAAACAGCGACAGCAATGGAAGAAATGAACGCAACAGTCCTTGAAGTGGCAAAAAGTTCTGGAGAAGCTTCTGAAACGGCTAACAAAGCCATGCAAACAGCAAAAAAAGGATCAGATGTCGTCACAACTATGATCACTGGAATCGGTACAGTGCTTGGCTATTCTGCAATCTTGGAAAAAGAAATGGAAAAACTCGGAATAAGTGCAGAGAAAATTGGTCAGATTATTGATGTCATTTCTGATATAGCAGATCAAACCAATCTGTTAGCTTTAAATGCTGCCATTGAGGCTGCCCGTGCGGGTGAAGCAGGACGAGGATTCGCAGTGGTTGCTGATGAAGTACGCAAACTTGCAGAAAAAACAACTACAGCAACAAATGAAGTCGCAAAGGCCATTTCAGAAATACAAAACGGAACGAAAGTAAGTATCAGCCAGTGTGCCAACACTGTTCAAGGAATTAATAATGTTTCCGGCATGGCCGAAGATGCAGGTAATTCTCTAACTGAAATTCTTTCTCTAAATGACCAAGCTTCAGATCAAATTCGCGGAATTGCTACAGCTTGTGAAGAACAATCTGCAACTTCAGAAGAAATTAATCGCGCCGTAGATGAAATCAACCACATTGCATCTGAAACCGGCGATGCAATGCATCAATCATCTGAGGCCGTCATGGATCTTGCGGCTCAGGCACAAAAATTAAAATCTATTATTGATAATATGAAAAACGATAATTAG